The Streptomyces collinus DNA segment TGGAACACCGGATCCTCCCCGATGACGACCCTGGGGTCGAACGCCGGCCGCTTGGTGGCGGCGAGTTCGGCCAGATCGTCCAGAGCGCCCTCCAGACAGCCGATGATGACGGCGTCGTGCGACGAGCCGGTGGCGGTGTACGGCAAACCGTAGAAGGGAGCGGGGATGTTGTTGCCGCCCACCAGCGGCCCCGTGAAGCGGTCGGGCACGAAGACGTCGTCCATCGTGAAGTCCGTGCTCTGAGTGGCGCGCAGACCCACGGCGTCCCACGTGTCGAGGAACGTGGCCTGCTCGGGGCGCACGAGCGCGACGCGCATGTCCGGGCGTCCGTCCGGGAGCGCAGGCGCACCCTCGACCACGAAACCGGCGAGCATCCAGTCCGGGGTGAACGACCCACTGGCCAGCGGCCAGCGCCCACTGAGGCGGTAGCCTCCCGCAACCCTGACCGCCCTGCCCTTGGGCGCTATCGCCCCACGGAGCATCAGGTCGGCGCCGTCGCCGAACACCTCGTTCGCGAGCGTCTCGTGGGGCAGCGAACGGACGAAGAACCAGGCCATCGAAGCAGCCTGAACGGTCCAGCCGGCGGACCCGTCGGCCCGCGAGATCTCCCGGACCACCCGAGCGCTCTCCACCAGGTCCAGCTGCTCGCCGCCCCATGCCCTGGGCAGGCTCATACGGAACACGCCGGCTTCGCGCAGAGCGGCGATGAGGTCCGCCGAGACGGCCCGGGCGGCCTCGGCCTCGGCGGAACGCGCCGCGATCTCGGGCAGGTGGGCCCGGACGCGGCCCAGCACACGGTGGCCGGCCGCCTGGTCGGATGACGCGGTGGATTCGAGCAAGGTCGACATGGTGGATCCCTGGATGGTGGAGGTCACTGGAAGAGGAACGGGACACCGGCCGAGGTGGTCCGGGGTCACTGGTCGCATCATGTGGGGGGTGACGCAGGACCTGCTTGTGTCCGGGAGCACCGGTCATTTGTGTGGCTGAGAACACTTCCCGCGAGCCGGTTGCGGAATGCCCGCCGAGACTTACCATTCCTCACCAGGAGTGCCGTCCGAGCCCGTTCCGCGGGTTCCGGCACCGCCGGGAGGAGAACCGCATGCCCCGGATCACGACGCCGAGCGAAGGCACGGCCATCGAGCGACTGGACTGCTGGCGGGACGCCGTGAGCCGGAACCTCGTGCCCCTGGAGGTCCGGCCGCGCGAGAGCGCCGACTTCAGGGCGTCCCTGCACGCCGTGCGGGTCGGTCAGGTCCAGATGTCGGTCATCTCGGCCGAGCCGCACAGCATCGCGCGCACCCGCCGCCACATCGCCTCCGACGCACCCGACTACCTCCAGCTGACGGTGCAGCTCACCGGGCAGGGCGTGCTGACCCAGCGGGACCGCCAGGCCGAAGTGGGGCCGGGGGAACTGGTCGTGTACGACACGCGCCGTCCCTTCACCTACGACCTCCACCAGTCCCACACCGGTCTCGTGCTGATGTTCCCGCGGGCCATGCTGCCGTTGGCGGAGCGTGACCTGCTGCGTGTGACGGCGACTCCGGTGCCCTGCAACGACGGGCTCGGGCAGGTGGTCCTGCCGTTCCTGCACGGGCTGGCGCGGCAGATGGAACACCTGGAGTCCCGGGGCACGCCCCGGCTCGCCGACAACGTGATCGACCTGATCGGCACCCTGCTCGCGGAGCACGCGGACGGGGACCGCCGGGCCGGGGAGGCCGGCCCGGACCTGCTCACCGAGCGCGTCCTCGGCTACATGGAGCAGCGGCTCGCGGACCCCGGGCTGAGCCCCGAGGGCATCGCGGCAGTCCACCGCATCTCCCGCCGCTACCTGTACAAGTTGCTGGCGGCGCAGGGACACACGGTCTCGGGCTGGATCCGGGAACAGCGCCTCGCCCGGTGCCGACGTGACCTCACCGATCCGGCCCTGGACCATCTTCCGGTCGGTGCCGTAGGCGGGCGCTGGGGTTTCGCGGACCCGGCCCACTTCAGCCACGCCTTCAAGGCGGCGTACGGCATGAGCCCCCGGGAGGCGCGCGCGGCGCGTCGATGACGTCAGGCGGGCTGGTAGTCGAAGAACCCCTGTCCCGACTTGCGGCCCAGCAGGCCCGATTCGACCATGCGGCGCAGCAGCGGGGGAGGGGCGTACAGCGGCTCCCGGTACTCCTCGTAGAGCGCTTCGCCTATCGCCGCCACGGTGTCCAGCCCGATGAGGTCGGCGAGGCGCAGCGGCCCCATGGGGTGCGCGCACCCGGCCGTCATGCCCGTGTCGATGTCCTCCGCCGTCGCCGTGCCGGAGGCGACCATGCGCACCGCGGCCAACAGGTAAGGGATCAGCAGGGAGTTCACCACGAAGCCCGCGCGGTCCTGCGCGACGATGGTTCTCTTGCCCAGGACGTCTTCAGCGAAGGCCCGCACGCGCAGCTCGGTGCTCTTCGAGGTGTGCAGTGAGGGGACGATCTCCACCAGTGGCAAGACGGGGACCGGGTTGAAGAAGTGCAGGCCGATCACCGTCTCCGGACGGCCGGCGGCGGCCGCGAGCCGGGCGATGGGGATCGACGAGGTGTTGCTGGCCAGTACGGCCGCCGGGTCCGTGACGATGTCGCCCAGCTGTCGGAACAGTGCCGTCTTGGCCTGCTCGTCCTCGACGGCCGCCTCGATGACCAGGTCCGCCCCGCCCAGGCGGGAGAGGTCCCCGGTGACCGAGATCCCGGCCAGGGCATGGGCGCGGTCCTCGGAGGTGACGGCGCCGCGCTTCTCCGCCTTCAGCAGGGAGTCCGCCACGCCGGCCAGTCCGGCCCGGGCCCTGTCCTCGGTCACGTCGCACAACGTGACGTGCAGCCCGGCGCGGGCACACACCTCGGTGATGCCTCTGCCCATCTGGCCCGCGCCCACGACGCCCACGTGTTTGATCTCTGTCATGTGTTCCTCCGCCTGTCCCTCGGTCGGGCGGCGGCCGCCGGTCGCCGCCACGGTGTGTGCCGCCGCATCGAGCGTAGGCCCGACACATCCCCTC contains these protein-coding regions:
- a CDS encoding acyl-CoA dehydrogenase family protein — protein: MSTLLESTASSDQAAGHRVLGRVRAHLPEIAARSAEAEAARAVSADLIAALREAGVFRMSLPRAWGGEQLDLVESARVVREISRADGSAGWTVQAASMAWFFVRSLPHETLANEVFGDGADLMLRGAIAPKGRAVRVAGGYRLSGRWPLASGSFTPDWMLAGFVVEGAPALPDGRPDMRVALVRPEQATFLDTWDAVGLRATQSTDFTMDDVFVPDRFTGPLVGGNNIPAPFYGLPYTATGSSHDAVIIGCLEGALDDLAELAATKRPAFDPRVVIGEDPVFQEKFAELHLRTAALNALLEQTGRVVMDRALAGEEPTAREWFGYTGGHQHIHHEGIRLLNELMTLSGSSGLYSSHPLQRRWRDVRCVSQHVAGNNGSLRRLGAVLSGREDVR
- a CDS encoding AraC-like ligand-binding domain-containing protein — translated: MPRITTPSEGTAIERLDCWRDAVSRNLVPLEVRPRESADFRASLHAVRVGQVQMSVISAEPHSIARTRRHIASDAPDYLQLTVQLTGQGVLTQRDRQAEVGPGELVVYDTRRPFTYDLHQSHTGLVLMFPRAMLPLAERDLLRVTATPVPCNDGLGQVVLPFLHGLARQMEHLESRGTPRLADNVIDLIGTLLAEHADGDRRAGEAGPDLLTERVLGYMEQRLADPGLSPEGIAAVHRISRRYLYKLLAAQGHTVSGWIREQRLARCRRDLTDPALDHLPVGAVGGRWGFADPAHFSHAFKAAYGMSPREARAARR
- a CDS encoding 3-hydroxybutyryl-CoA dehydrogenase, which produces MTEIKHVGVVGAGQMGRGITEVCARAGLHVTLCDVTEDRARAGLAGVADSLLKAEKRGAVTSEDRAHALAGISVTGDLSRLGGADLVIEAAVEDEQAKTALFRQLGDIVTDPAAVLASNTSSIPIARLAAAAGRPETVIGLHFFNPVPVLPLVEIVPSLHTSKSTELRVRAFAEDVLGKRTIVAQDRAGFVVNSLLIPYLLAAVRMVASGTATAEDIDTGMTAGCAHPMGPLRLADLIGLDTVAAIGEALYEEYREPLYAPPPLLRRMVESGLLGRKSGQGFFDYQPA